A single region of the Lineus longissimus chromosome 14, tnLinLong1.2, whole genome shotgun sequence genome encodes:
- the LOC135499080 gene encoding zinc finger protein 667-like isoform X2, with the protein MSAVGTEGACKSNSKAAGNDTSESFGDNADVRKGTECHEDRRRSHQNETLETAESEQSSSDSESMVDELSPKPTPSVVDVHEQNSCSDSDFSEASRNPENSDSEQVGWCANPKDRLSPGVDNLNLATLTDEDNTQVSEDNIQARDDSTQAHEDGTQTGKDEHSEDRQGKKCQTVSISPNKSMSCRKCEEKFSKPSLLDLHYKDVHGMDAPYQCWRCSFQTAEYLAMERHMDACTEPLHCVECGDMFDNAQMLLEHKIEEHSKDPILKIKIPKVKLLDGRRKRVRGQRSSSRLENATAKRVTYLEEDIEEEEEGEEHEIVPPLKLRTPKVQKTRSKKRRGKTKSVPDLAEPKHEDSTSGTLYLCPRTDTDCSFQTMNMNNLMSHLRCHEDGTVYACPYKDGGCTYQTEKRGNLRSHLKTHLRVDEDRYKCEAESCDFKCNKNYLLVRHKKSVHGFQEKRDFECEICNKKFTRNQRLQMHLRIHANESPYICDQCGKTFASKQWLNVHLKIHHGTEKYICETCSKSFPAKTYLAKHRKTHEEAKKFLCDVCPKAFKRSDHLQCHKRMHTGEKPFLCNQCGKTFKQICGLQAHKKVHSGEKPYVCTVCAKAFTYNSSLRGGLCNFCRSAGAKAKADILNDATIATVTKFSESRHSKGDTRFVNVPIFAEAGHLKDEDVFTTAPKFTTPNVLKGDANFSNSQRFGARQETTKGGTMIETAPKFRRPTFMRADKCADQDDFRNEPTFTTGQKFANQGTSKGGTTFLTAPKFENTMNFDYLPGATVKNLAAPPKYDTGPNFPHPNYQMGPNPMQLAAAAAANFMPPNMQYQ; encoded by the coding sequence ATGTCAGCAGTGGGCACAGAAGGTGCTTGTAAATCGAACTCCAAGGCTGCTGGAAATGATACCTCAGAAAGTTTCGGAGATAACGCTGATGTGAGGAAAGGGACAGAATGTCATGAAGATAGAAGGCGCTctcatcaaaatgaaacattggAAACCGCTGAGTCTGAACAATCTTCATCTGACTCTGAATCTATGGTTGATGAACTGTCACCAAAACCAACCCCATCAGTCGTAGATGTGCATGAACAAAATAGTTGCTCTGATAGTGATTTTAGTGAGGCGAGTCGTAATCCGGAGAACAGTGATTCTGAGCAAGTAGGCTGGTGTGCAAACCCTAAGGATCGACTAAGCCCTGGTGTCGATAACCTGAATTTAGCTACCTTGACTGACGAGGACAATACACAGGTAAGTGAGGACAATATACAGGCGCGTGACGACAGtacacaggcacatgaagatgGTACACAGACAGGCAAGGACGAGCATTCAGAGGATAGACAGGGGAAGAAATGCCAAACTGTTTCCATTTCCCCGAATAAATCTATGAGTTGTCGAAAATGTgaagaaaaattttcaaaaccttCTCTGTTAGATTTGCATTATAAAGATGTTCATGGTATGGATGCACCGTACCAGTGCTGGAGGTGTTCTTTCCAGACAGCAGAGTATCTCGCCATGGAGCGTCATATGGATGCATGCACTGAGCCACTTCACTGCGTGGAGTGTGGAGACATGTTTGATAACGCACAGATGCTTTTAGAGCATAAGATTGAGGAGCATTCGAAAGATCCGATTCTGAAGATCAAGATTCCAAAAGTGAAGTTATTGGATGGGAGACGGAAGAGGGTCAGAGGACAGCGCTCCAGTTCGAGGCTGGAGAATGCTACAGCAAAGCGGGTGACGTACCTAGAGGAAGATATTGAAGAGGAGGAAGAGGGCGAAGAGCATGAGATTGTTCCACCACTAAAGCTCAGGACACCAAAGGTTCAGAAAACAAGGTCTAAAAAGAGAAGGGGGAAAACAAAATCGGTACCGGATCTAGCTGAGCCGAAACACGAAGATAGTACTTCTGGAACTCTTTACCTGTGTCCGCGGACCGACACAGATTGTTCTTTTCAGACAATGAATATGAATAACTTGATGAGTCATTTACGTTGCCACGAGGACGGGACAGTTTATGCGTGTCCGTACAAAGATGGGGGGTGTACGTATCAAACCGAAAAACGAGGAAACCTGCGATCGCATTTGAAGACGCACTTACGCGTTGATGAAGACCGTTATAAATGTGAGGCAGAGTCTTGTGACTTTAAATGCAATAAGAACTACTTGTTAGTCCGCCATAAAAAAAGTGTTCATGGATTCCAAGAAAAACGTGACTTCGAGTGTGAAATTTGCAATAAGAAATTCACACGAAATCAGCGATTGCAAATGCATCTCCGCATTCATGCAAATGAATCGCCCTACATTTGCGACCAATGTGGAAAAACATTTGCCTCAAAACAGTGGTTGAACGTCCATTTGAAAATCCACCACGGGACGGAAAAATACATTTGCGAGACATGCTCGAAATCATTCCCTGCGAAAACTTACTTGGCCAAGCATCGCAAAACACATGAAGAGGCGAaaaagtttttgtgtgacgttTGCCCCAAGGCTTTCAAGCGTTCAGATCATCTTCAGTGCCATAAAAGAATGCACACAGGTGAAAAACCTTTCCTGTGCAACCAGTGCGGAAAGACATTCAAGCAAATTTGCGGACTTCAAGCGCACAAAAAAGTCCACTCAGGCGAGAAACCATATGTTTGCACTGTGTGTGCAAAGGCCTTCACGTATAATAGTAGTTTGAGGGGTGGGTTGTGTAACTTTTGTCGTTCGGCTGGGGCAAAGGCCAAAGCGGACATCTTAAATGACGCAACTATTGCGACTGTGACAAAGTTTTCTGAGTCCAGGCATTCGAAAGGTGACACAAGGTTTGTAAACGTGCCAATATTTGCTGAAGCTGGCCATTTGAAGGATGAGGATGTGTTTACAACTGCTCCAAAGTTTACTACACCAAATGTTTTGAAAGGTGAtgctaatttttcaaattctcaGAGGTTTGGTGCCAGACAGGAGACTACAAAAGGTGGCACTATGATTGAAACTGCTCCTAAATTTAGGAGACCAACCTTTATGAGAGCTGACAAGTGTGCTGATCAAGATGATTTCAGAAATGAACCTACATTTACAACCGGTCAAAAGTTTGCCAATCAGGGGACATCAAAAGGTGGTACCACATTTCTAACAGCTCCCAAGTTTGAAAACACAATGAACTTTGATTATTTACCTGGCGCAACTGTGAAAAATTTAGCAGCACCACCCAAGTATGACACTGGTCCAAATTTCCCACACCCCAACTATCAAATGGGACCTAATCCAATGCAGTTGGCAGCTGCTGCCGCTGCTAACTTCATGCCACCGAACATGCAATATCAATGA
- the LOC135499080 gene encoding zinc finger protein 667-like isoform X1, with the protein MEVEKFAALTGLSKSGQQGPETRSDVIVNEDKMSAVGTEGACKSNSKAAGNDTSESFGDNADVRKGTECHEDRRRSHQNETLETAESEQSSSDSESMVDELSPKPTPSVVDVHEQNSCSDSDFSEASRNPENSDSEQVGWCANPKDRLSPGVDNLNLATLTDEDNTQVSEDNIQARDDSTQAHEDGTQTGKDEHSEDRQGKKCQTVSISPNKSMSCRKCEEKFSKPSLLDLHYKDVHGMDAPYQCWRCSFQTAEYLAMERHMDACTEPLHCVECGDMFDNAQMLLEHKIEEHSKDPILKIKIPKVKLLDGRRKRVRGQRSSSRLENATAKRVTYLEEDIEEEEEGEEHEIVPPLKLRTPKVQKTRSKKRRGKTKSVPDLAEPKHEDSTSGTLYLCPRTDTDCSFQTMNMNNLMSHLRCHEDGTVYACPYKDGGCTYQTEKRGNLRSHLKTHLRVDEDRYKCEAESCDFKCNKNYLLVRHKKSVHGFQEKRDFECEICNKKFTRNQRLQMHLRIHANESPYICDQCGKTFASKQWLNVHLKIHHGTEKYICETCSKSFPAKTYLAKHRKTHEEAKKFLCDVCPKAFKRSDHLQCHKRMHTGEKPFLCNQCGKTFKQICGLQAHKKVHSGEKPYVCTVCAKAFTYNSSLRGGLCNFCRSAGAKAKADILNDATIATVTKFSESRHSKGDTRFVNVPIFAEAGHLKDEDVFTTAPKFTTPNVLKGDANFSNSQRFGARQETTKGGTMIETAPKFRRPTFMRADKCADQDDFRNEPTFTTGQKFANQGTSKGGTTFLTAPKFENTMNFDYLPGATVKNLAAPPKYDTGPNFPHPNYQMGPNPMQLAAAAAANFMPPNMQYQ; encoded by the exons ATGGAAgtggaaaaatttgcagccctcACAGGACTATCGAAATCAG gtcAACAAGGTCCAGAAACACGAAGTGATGTGATTGTGAATGAAGACAAGATGTCAGCAGTGGGCACAGAAGGTGCTTGTAAATCGAACTCCAAGGCTGCTGGAAATGATACCTCAGAAAGTTTCGGAGATAACGCTGATGTGAGGAAAGGGACAGAATGTCATGAAGATAGAAGGCGCTctcatcaaaatgaaacattggAAACCGCTGAGTCTGAACAATCTTCATCTGACTCTGAATCTATGGTTGATGAACTGTCACCAAAACCAACCCCATCAGTCGTAGATGTGCATGAACAAAATAGTTGCTCTGATAGTGATTTTAGTGAGGCGAGTCGTAATCCGGAGAACAGTGATTCTGAGCAAGTAGGCTGGTGTGCAAACCCTAAGGATCGACTAAGCCCTGGTGTCGATAACCTGAATTTAGCTACCTTGACTGACGAGGACAATACACAGGTAAGTGAGGACAATATACAGGCGCGTGACGACAGtacacaggcacatgaagatgGTACACAGACAGGCAAGGACGAGCATTCAGAGGATAGACAGGGGAAGAAATGCCAAACTGTTTCCATTTCCCCGAATAAATCTATGAGTTGTCGAAAATGTgaagaaaaattttcaaaaccttCTCTGTTAGATTTGCATTATAAAGATGTTCATGGTATGGATGCACCGTACCAGTGCTGGAGGTGTTCTTTCCAGACAGCAGAGTATCTCGCCATGGAGCGTCATATGGATGCATGCACTGAGCCACTTCACTGCGTGGAGTGTGGAGACATGTTTGATAACGCACAGATGCTTTTAGAGCATAAGATTGAGGAGCATTCGAAAGATCCGATTCTGAAGATCAAGATTCCAAAAGTGAAGTTATTGGATGGGAGACGGAAGAGGGTCAGAGGACAGCGCTCCAGTTCGAGGCTGGAGAATGCTACAGCAAAGCGGGTGACGTACCTAGAGGAAGATATTGAAGAGGAGGAAGAGGGCGAAGAGCATGAGATTGTTCCACCACTAAAGCTCAGGACACCAAAGGTTCAGAAAACAAGGTCTAAAAAGAGAAGGGGGAAAACAAAATCGGTACCGGATCTAGCTGAGCCGAAACACGAAGATAGTACTTCTGGAACTCTTTACCTGTGTCCGCGGACCGACACAGATTGTTCTTTTCAGACAATGAATATGAATAACTTGATGAGTCATTTACGTTGCCACGAGGACGGGACAGTTTATGCGTGTCCGTACAAAGATGGGGGGTGTACGTATCAAACCGAAAAACGAGGAAACCTGCGATCGCATTTGAAGACGCACTTACGCGTTGATGAAGACCGTTATAAATGTGAGGCAGAGTCTTGTGACTTTAAATGCAATAAGAACTACTTGTTAGTCCGCCATAAAAAAAGTGTTCATGGATTCCAAGAAAAACGTGACTTCGAGTGTGAAATTTGCAATAAGAAATTCACACGAAATCAGCGATTGCAAATGCATCTCCGCATTCATGCAAATGAATCGCCCTACATTTGCGACCAATGTGGAAAAACATTTGCCTCAAAACAGTGGTTGAACGTCCATTTGAAAATCCACCACGGGACGGAAAAATACATTTGCGAGACATGCTCGAAATCATTCCCTGCGAAAACTTACTTGGCCAAGCATCGCAAAACACATGAAGAGGCGAaaaagtttttgtgtgacgttTGCCCCAAGGCTTTCAAGCGTTCAGATCATCTTCAGTGCCATAAAAGAATGCACACAGGTGAAAAACCTTTCCTGTGCAACCAGTGCGGAAAGACATTCAAGCAAATTTGCGGACTTCAAGCGCACAAAAAAGTCCACTCAGGCGAGAAACCATATGTTTGCACTGTGTGTGCAAAGGCCTTCACGTATAATAGTAGTTTGAGGGGTGGGTTGTGTAACTTTTGTCGTTCGGCTGGGGCAAAGGCCAAAGCGGACATCTTAAATGACGCAACTATTGCGACTGTGACAAAGTTTTCTGAGTCCAGGCATTCGAAAGGTGACACAAGGTTTGTAAACGTGCCAATATTTGCTGAAGCTGGCCATTTGAAGGATGAGGATGTGTTTACAACTGCTCCAAAGTTTACTACACCAAATGTTTTGAAAGGTGAtgctaatttttcaaattctcaGAGGTTTGGTGCCAGACAGGAGACTACAAAAGGTGGCACTATGATTGAAACTGCTCCTAAATTTAGGAGACCAACCTTTATGAGAGCTGACAAGTGTGCTGATCAAGATGATTTCAGAAATGAACCTACATTTACAACCGGTCAAAAGTTTGCCAATCAGGGGACATCAAAAGGTGGTACCACATTTCTAACAGCTCCCAAGTTTGAAAACACAATGAACTTTGATTATTTACCTGGCGCAACTGTGAAAAATTTAGCAGCACCACCCAAGTATGACACTGGTCCAAATTTCCCACACCCCAACTATCAAATGGGACCTAATCCAATGCAGTTGGCAGCTGCTGCCGCTGCTAACTTCATGCCACCGAACATGCAATATCAATGA